The Castanea sativa cultivar Marrone di Chiusa Pesio chromosome 11, ASM4071231v1 genome contains a region encoding:
- the LOC142616280 gene encoding adenylate-forming reductase 03009, translated as MQSTVRFSSCRGVAFEVKPHADPFAIKAPTPEESLSNKISWLGSSKVFPSFIFRSISKSSSHFCDLDPDDEHPDIDIDNLEVVEEGNDFEKQIKQSPLPLLAAGKSDQASSKPAARKKHSRLSIILLDQGLFTVYKRLFVACLALNITGLVLAAMGQFPYARNRAALFSIVNILALTLCRSEAFLRVVFWLSVKLLGRSWVPLHLKTATTSLLQSLGGIHSGCGVSSIAWLMYALVLTLKDRENTSPEIIVVASTILSLLCLSSLVWAFIILSISYDSKTKSYMNDLGSRLIKRQEFWFTIAITLLIMLPWMTVRRVPVEVFNPSGHASIIKFEGGVKAGLLGRISPSPLSEWHAFGIISDGKKGHMMLAGAVGDFTKSLVMNPPSHLWVRKVHFAGLPYLVNMYDRVLLVATGSGICVFLSFLLQPCSQIIEMVSGWPKNKVIVHDTAVFGRPNVSQLSVDTARNWETEVVIVTSNPEGSRDVVNACKDAGIPAFGPIWDS; from the exons ATGCAAAGCACAGTAAGGTTTTCAAGCTGCCGAGGTGTGGCTTTTGAGGTCAAACCTCATGCAGATCCCTTTGCCATCAAAGCACCCACACCAGAAGAGTCCTTGAGCAACAAGATATCTTGGCTCGGCTCTTCCAAAGTGttcccttcttttattttcaggTCTATAAGTAAAAGCAGCAGCCACTTTTGTGATCTTGACCCCGATGACGAACACCCAGATatagatattgataatttggaGGTTGTGGAAGAAGGGAACGACTTTGAGAAACAAATCAAGCAAAGCCCACTTCCACTTTTGGCTGCTGGTAAGAGTGATCAAGCATCATCAAAGCCTGCAGCTCGAAAGAAACATTCGAGGCTGTCGATTATACTCCTCGATCAAGGGTTGTTCACAGTGTACAAGCGACTCTTTGTTGCTTGCTTAGCTCTAAACATTACTGGCTTGGTCCTTGCAGCCATGGGACAGTTCCCATATGCGAGGAACAGAGCTGCACTTTTCTCAATTGTGAATATTCTTGCTTTGACACTGTGTAGGAGCGAGGCTTTTTTGCGTGTTGTGTTCTGGCTATCTGTCAAGTTGTTGGGAAGGTCATGGGTGCCTCTCCATCTTAAGACTGCCACAACATCTCTTCTCCAAAGTCTCGGAGGGATACATAGTGGTTGTGGTGTCTCTTCAATTGCATGGTTGATGTATGCCTTAGTCCTAACTCTCAAAGATAGAGAAAACACTTCCCCTGAGATCATAGTTGTAGCCTCCACCATCCTTAGCCTTCTCTGCCTATCTTCTTTGG TTTGGGCCTTTATTATCCTCTCTATTTCTTATGATTCCAAAACCAAATCCTACATGAATGACCTTGGCTCCAGGTTGATCAAACGACAAGAGTTTTGGTTCACAATAGCCATCACTTTGTTAATCATGTTGCCATGGATGACGGTGAGACGTGTCCCCGTTGAGGTCTTTAATCCTTCAGGCCACGCCTCAATCATCAAGTTTGAAGGCGGAGTTAAAGCTGGCTTATTAGGTAGGATTAGTCCATCCCCTTTATCAGAATGGCACGCATTTGGCATAATTTCTGATGGAAAGAAAGGGCACATGATGCTTGCTGGTGCTGTTGGTGATTTCACAAAATCCTTGGTGATGAATCCTCCAAGCCATTTATGGGTTCGAAAAGTGCACTTTGCTGGCTTGCCTTATCTTGTCAACATGTATGATAGAGTTTTGTTGGTGGCAACTGGTTCAGgaatttgtgtgtttttgtcATTCCTGTTGCAACCATGTTCG CAAATCATAGAAATGGTAAGTGGGTGGCCAAAAAACAAGGTGATTGTCCATGATACTGCTGTGTTTGGTCGTCCTAATGTATCTCAATTGAGCGTTGATACTGCTAGAAATTGGGAAACTGAAGTAGTCATTGTTACCAGCAATCCAGAAGGAAGCAGGGATGTTGTTAATGCGTGCAAGGATGCAGGAATTCCTGCCTTTGGTCCCATATGGGATTCGTAA